A region from the Vulpes lagopus strain Blue_001 chromosome 5, ASM1834538v1, whole genome shotgun sequence genome encodes:
- the TMOD4 gene encoding tropomodulin-4, whose protein sequence is MSSYQKELEKYRDIDEDEILRTLSPEELEQLDCELQEMDPENMLLPAGLRQRDQTKKSPTGPLDRDALLQYLEQQALEVKERDDLVPFTGEKKGKPYIQPKREIPVQEQITLEPELEEALANATDAEMCDIAAILGMYTLMSNKQYYDAICSGEICNTEGISSVVQPDKYKPVPDEPPNPTNIEEILKSVRNNDKELEEVNLNNIQDIPIPMLTELCEAMKKNTYVRSFSLVATRSGDPIANAVADMLRENRSLQSLNIESNFISSTGLMAVLKAVRENATLTELRVDNQRQWPGDAVEMEMATVLEQCPSIVRFGYHFTQQGPRARAAQAMTRNNELRRQQKKR, encoded by the exons ATGTCATCATATCAGAAGGAACTGGAGAAATACAGAGACATAGATGAAGATGAGATCCTAAGGACCTTGAGCCCTGAGGAGCTAGAGCAGCTGGACTGCGAGCTACAGGAGATGGACCCCGAG AACATGCTCCTGCCAGCTGGACTAAGGCAACGTGACCAGACAAAGAAGAGTCCGACAGGGCCGCTGGACCGGGATGCCCTTTTGCAGTACCTGGAGCAGCAGGCACTCGAGGTCAAAGAGCGGGACGACTTGGTGCCCTTCACAGGGGAGAAAAAGG GGAAGCCCTATATTCAGCCCAAGAGAGAAATTCCTGTACAGGAGCAGATCACTCTGGAGCCTGAACTGGAAGAGGCACTGGCCAACGCCACAGATGCTGAAATGTGTGATATAGCAG CAATTCTGGGCATGTACACACTGATGAGCAACAAGCAATACTATGATGCCATCTGCAGTGGAGAAATCTGCAACACAGAAGGCATTAGCA GTGTGGTACAGCCTGACAAGTATAAGCCAGTGCCAGACGAGCCCCCAAATCCTACAAACATTGAGGAGATCCTGAAGAGTGTTCGAAACAATGACAAGGAGCTGGAGGAAGTTAACCTCAATAACATACAG GACATCCCAATACCCATGCTAACTGAGTTATGTGAGGCCATGAAGAAAAATACCTACGTCCGGAGCTTCAGTCTTGTGGCCACAAGGAGTGGGGACCCCATTGCCAAT GCGGTGGCTGACATGTTGCGTGAGAATCGTAGCCTCCAGAGCCTGAACATTGAATCCAACTTCATTAGCAGCACAGGGCTCATGGCTGTGCTGAAGGCAGTTCGGGAAAATGCCACACTCACTGAGCTGCGTGTAGACAACCAG cGCCAGTGGCCTGGCGATGCAGTGGAGATGGAGATGGCCACCGTTCTCGAACAGTGTCCCTCCATTGTCCGCTTTGGCTACCACTTTACACAGCAGGGGCCACGAGCTCGGGCAGCCCAGGCCATGACCCGGAACAATGAACTAC GCCGCCAGCAAAAAAAGAGATAA
- the SCNM1 gene encoding sodium channel modifier 1 isoform X2 has translation MSFKREGDDSSQLNVLKKRRVGDLLASYIPEDEALMLRDGRFACAICPHRPVLDTLAMLTAHRAGLQLFYGKKQPVKGMEQNPRQQNELRQSEIKAEAPLLTQTRLTTQSALHRAPHYNSCCRRKHRPETPRPSVSHPPLPPPEVEPESGKITKEPMPGAGPQAKESATVSSPVPMSPTRKRALDHYLTLRSSGWIPDGQGRWVKDENVEFDSDEEEPPDLSLD, from the exons ATGTCTTTCAAGAGGGAAGGGGATGATTCGAGTCAACTCAATGTGCTCAAA AAACGGAGAGTCGGGGACCTGCTGGCCAGTTATATCCCAGAGGATGAAGCGCTCATGCTACGGGATGGACG CTTTGCTTGTGCTATCTGTCCCCACCGACCTGTACTGGACACCCTGGCCATGCTGACTGCTCACCGTGCAG GCCTGCAGCTTTTCTATGGCAAGAAGCAGCCAGTAAAGGGAATGGAGCAGAATCCAAGACAGCAGAATGAATTGAGGCAGTCAGAGATCAAGGCTGAG GCTCCTCTGTTAACGCAGACCCGACTTACCACCCAGAGTGCTCTGCACAGAGCTCCTCACTATAACAGTTGCTGCCGCAGGAAGCACAG ACCAGAAACCCCTCGTCCCTCTGTCTCCCATCCCCCTTTACCACCCCCAGAGGTTGAGCCTGAGAGTGGGAAGATCACTAAGGAACCCATGCCTGGAGCTGGCCCACAGGCCAAGGAGTCAGCAACTGTCTCATCTCCTGTGCCCATGAGCCCCACGAGGAAACGAGCCCTGGATCATTACCTCACCCTTCGAAG ctCTGGATGGATCCCAGATGGACAAGGTCGATGGGTAAAAGATGAGAATGTTGAGTTTGACTCTGATGAAGAGGAACCTCCTGACCTTTCCTTAGACTGA
- the SCNM1 gene encoding sodium channel modifier 1 isoform X3, whose amino-acid sequence MIRVNSMCSKNGESGTCWPVISQRMKRSCYGMDGLQLFYGKKQPVKGMEQNPRQQNELRQSEIKAEAPLLTQTRLTTQSALHRAPHYNSCCRRKHRPETPRPSVSHPPLPPPEVEPESGKITKEPMPGAGPQAKESATVSSPVPMSPTRKRALDHYLTLRSSGWIPDGQGRWVKDENVEFDSDEEEPPDLSLD is encoded by the exons ATGATTCGAGTCAACTCAATGTGCTCAAA AAACGGAGAGTCGGGGACCTGCTGGCCAGTTATATCCCAGAGGATGAAGCGCTCATGCTACGGGATGGACG GCCTGCAGCTTTTCTATGGCAAGAAGCAGCCAGTAAAGGGAATGGAGCAGAATCCAAGACAGCAGAATGAATTGAGGCAGTCAGAGATCAAGGCTGAG GCTCCTCTGTTAACGCAGACCCGACTTACCACCCAGAGTGCTCTGCACAGAGCTCCTCACTATAACAGTTGCTGCCGCAGGAAGCACAG ACCAGAAACCCCTCGTCCCTCTGTCTCCCATCCCCCTTTACCACCCCCAGAGGTTGAGCCTGAGAGTGGGAAGATCACTAAGGAACCCATGCCTGGAGCTGGCCCACAGGCCAAGGAGTCAGCAACTGTCTCATCTCCTGTGCCCATGAGCCCCACGAGGAAACGAGCCCTGGATCATTACCTCACCCTTCGAAG ctCTGGATGGATCCCAGATGGACAAGGTCGATGGGTAAAAGATGAGAATGTTGAGTTTGACTCTGATGAAGAGGAACCTCCTGACCTTTCCTTAGACTGA
- the SCNM1 gene encoding sodium channel modifier 1 isoform X1, translating to MSFKREGDDSSQLNVLKKRRVGDLLASYIPEDEALMLRDGRFACAICPHRPVLDTLAMLTAHRAGKKHLSSLQLFYGKKQPVKGMEQNPRQQNELRQSEIKAEAPLLTQTRLTTQSALHRAPHYNSCCRRKHRPETPRPSVSHPPLPPPEVEPESGKITKEPMPGAGPQAKESATVSSPVPMSPTRKRALDHYLTLRSSGWIPDGQGRWVKDENVEFDSDEEEPPDLSLD from the exons ATGTCTTTCAAGAGGGAAGGGGATGATTCGAGTCAACTCAATGTGCTCAAA AAACGGAGAGTCGGGGACCTGCTGGCCAGTTATATCCCAGAGGATGAAGCGCTCATGCTACGGGATGGACG CTTTGCTTGTGCTATCTGTCCCCACCGACCTGTACTGGACACCCTGGCCATGCTGACTGCTCACCGTGCAGGCAAGAAACATCTGTCCA GCCTGCAGCTTTTCTATGGCAAGAAGCAGCCAGTAAAGGGAATGGAGCAGAATCCAAGACAGCAGAATGAATTGAGGCAGTCAGAGATCAAGGCTGAG GCTCCTCTGTTAACGCAGACCCGACTTACCACCCAGAGTGCTCTGCACAGAGCTCCTCACTATAACAGTTGCTGCCGCAGGAAGCACAG ACCAGAAACCCCTCGTCCCTCTGTCTCCCATCCCCCTTTACCACCCCCAGAGGTTGAGCCTGAGAGTGGGAAGATCACTAAGGAACCCATGCCTGGAGCTGGCCCACAGGCCAAGGAGTCAGCAACTGTCTCATCTCCTGTGCCCATGAGCCCCACGAGGAAACGAGCCCTGGATCATTACCTCACCCTTCGAAG ctCTGGATGGATCCCAGATGGACAAGGTCGATGGGTAAAAGATGAGAATGTTGAGTTTGACTCTGATGAAGAGGAACCTCCTGACCTTTCCTTAGACTGA